One part of the Anaerolineales bacterium genome encodes these proteins:
- a CDS encoding cystathionine beta-synthase, with protein sequence MSLQESQDLRVYNDIIGTMGHTPLVRLNKVTKGLKAPLYAKVEFFNPGGSVKDRIGKNIIDEAEASGRLKPGGTIVEATSGNTGVGLAIVAAIRGYKCIFVMPDKMSQEKIQLLRAFGAKVVITPTAVAPEDPRSYYKVANRLAAETPNTILANQYYNPENPRSHYLTTGPEIWEQTGGKVTDVIISMGTGGTISGVGKYLKEKNPNIRIIGVDPVGSILKEIWENKGKIPPGVEAITYKVEGIGEDFLPGTTDMSVVDDIIRVTDKECFILTRQLVSQEGIFAGGSSGAAVAGALKYLQDLPADRVAVVILPDSGNRYLTKLFDDKWMRENGFLDSEWSEATLREVLGGKSMSELISASAEDRIADVVSKMKEFGISQLPVVDADGQVSGIVREGDLLTHLLESKNGRPGEDSVAALLQPAPNSLPASTLLPDAMQEIVRNNAVLVNDGGRVVGILTKIDVLDFING encoded by the coding sequence ATGAGCCTGCAAGAATCCCAAGACCTGCGCGTCTATAACGACATCATTGGCACCATGGGCCATACGCCGCTGGTGCGCCTGAACAAGGTCACCAAGGGCCTCAAAGCCCCGCTGTACGCCAAGGTGGAATTCTTCAACCCCGGCGGCTCGGTCAAAGACCGCATCGGCAAGAACATCATCGACGAGGCCGAAGCCAGCGGGCGGCTCAAGCCCGGCGGGACCATCGTGGAGGCCACCTCCGGCAATACCGGCGTGGGCCTGGCCATCGTGGCCGCCATCCGCGGCTACAAGTGCATCTTCGTCATGCCAGACAAGATGAGCCAGGAGAAGATCCAACTGCTGCGCGCCTTCGGCGCCAAAGTGGTAATCACCCCCACCGCCGTTGCTCCCGAAGACCCGCGCTCGTATTACAAGGTCGCCAACCGCCTGGCCGCCGAGACTCCCAACACCATCCTTGCCAACCAGTACTACAACCCTGAGAACCCGCGCAGCCACTACCTGACCACCGGACCGGAGATCTGGGAGCAGACCGGCGGCAAGGTGACCGATGTCATCATCTCGATGGGCACCGGCGGCACCATCAGCGGCGTCGGCAAATATTTGAAGGAAAAGAACCCCAATATTCGCATCATTGGTGTGGACCCGGTAGGCTCGATCCTCAAAGAGATCTGGGAGAACAAGGGCAAGATCCCGCCCGGCGTTGAGGCCATCACATACAAGGTTGAAGGCATCGGTGAAGATTTCCTGCCCGGCACCACTGATATGAGCGTGGTGGACGACATCATCCGCGTGACCGACAAAGAGTGCTTCATCCTCACCCGCCAGCTGGTGAGCCAGGAAGGCATCTTCGCCGGCGGCTCCTCCGGCGCCGCCGTCGCTGGGGCGCTCAAATATTTGCAAGACCTGCCGGCTGACCGCGTCGCAGTCGTGATCCTGCCCGACTCGGGCAACCGCTACCTCACCAAACTGTTCGACGACAAGTGGATGCGCGAGAATGGCTTCCTGGACTCCGAATGGAGCGAAGCCACCCTGCGCGAGGTGCTGGGCGGCAAGAGCATGAGCGAGCTCATCTCGGCCTCAGCCGAGGATCGCATTGCTGATGTGGTCAGCAAGATGAAGGAGTTCGGCATCTCGCAGTTGCCCGTGGTGGATGCCGACGGCCAGGTGAGCGGCATCGTACGCGAAGGCGACCTGCTGACCCACCTGCTGGAATCCAAGAACGGCCGCCCGGGCGAAGACAGCGTAGCCGCCCTGCTGCAGCCGGCGCCCAACAGCCTGCCCGCCAGCACCCTGCTGCCTGACGCCATGCAAGAGATCGTGCGCAACAACGCCGTACTGGTCAACGACGGCGGCCGTGTGGTCGGCATCCTCACCAAGATCGACGTACTCGACTTCATCAACGGATAA
- the mltG gene encoding endolytic transglycosylase MltG — protein sequence MRTFIVLGFVALLAFLAFLGGSTLLARAEDLFGPPAPSLTTFQRVRIGLELGWRAEALRRPVDPAAAPVRFTIPQGEATSQIVSRLWHDDLIHEGQLFSNYLFYTGKDTQLQAGTFQLSAAMSSVELADALLDPTPEHVTLVILPGWRLEEIAASLPSAGVNVSPEEFIRLATSTPNELALYAEMPIGSTLEGFLLPGSYEIPREADGIALLLTLLQSDVFSNQMTPELVAGFQAQNLSIYDALILASIVERESVINSEMALIASVFHNRLDIGMKLQADPTVQYAVGLDGRGQWWPSPLTGADLQTDSPYNTYLYAGLPPSPIAAPSGEALQAVAFPAASPYYYFQAACDGSGAHLFAVTYEEHVANNCH from the coding sequence ATGCGTACCTTCATTGTCCTCGGTTTCGTAGCCCTCCTCGCTTTCCTGGCCTTCCTCGGCGGCAGCACCTTGCTGGCCCGCGCCGAAGATTTGTTCGGCCCGCCCGCGCCCAGCCTCACCACCTTCCAGCGCGTGCGCATTGGCCTGGAGCTAGGCTGGCGCGCCGAAGCCTTGCGCCGCCCCGTGGACCCGGCCGCCGCGCCGGTGCGCTTCACCATCCCACAGGGCGAAGCGACCAGCCAGATCGTCTCACGCCTGTGGCACGACGATCTGATCCATGAGGGCCAGCTGTTCAGCAACTATCTCTTTTACACCGGCAAAGACACCCAGCTGCAAGCGGGCACCTTTCAACTCAGCGCAGCGATGAGCTCGGTCGAGCTCGCCGATGCCCTGCTCGACCCCACGCCGGAGCACGTGACCCTGGTCATCCTGCCCGGCTGGCGGCTGGAGGAGATCGCCGCCAGCCTGCCCAGCGCCGGCGTGAATGTCTCGCCCGAAGAGTTCATTCGCCTGGCGACCTCCACGCCCAACGAGCTGGCGCTGTACGCGGAGATGCCGATCGGCTCCACGTTGGAGGGCTTCCTGCTGCCCGGCAGCTACGAGATCCCGCGCGAGGCGGACGGCATCGCCCTGCTGCTGACCCTGCTGCAAAGCGATGTGTTCTCGAACCAGATGACGCCTGAGTTGGTGGCCGGCTTCCAGGCGCAAAACCTCAGTATCTACGACGCGCTGATCCTGGCCTCCATCGTGGAGCGCGAATCGGTCATCAACTCGGAGATGGCGCTGATCGCTTCGGTGTTCCACAACCGGCTGGATATTGGCATGAAGCTGCAAGCCGACCCCACTGTGCAGTACGCCGTGGGTCTGGATGGCCGCGGCCAATGGTGGCCCAGCCCGCTGACGGGCGCGGATCTGCAAACAGACTCGCCCTACAACACGTACCTCTACGCGGGCCTGCCGCCCAGCCCCATCGCCGCCCCCAGCGGCGAGGCGCTGCAGGCGGTCGCCTTCCCCGCGGCTTCGCCCTATTACTATTTCCAGGCGGCTTGCGATGGCTCCGGAGCGCATCTGTTCGCGGTGACGTATGAGGAGCATGTGGCAAACAATTGCCATTAG
- the ruvX gene encoding Holliday junction resolvase RuvX, producing the protein MRILAVDPGDRRIGIALSDASGTIASPLQVLAHESRSGDAAHIAALAAQHAAERIIVGQAFGEDGQPNYSGRKAARLAGALRAATSIPVQLWEESYSTQEALAARRALGAGTHDIDASAAAVILQDYLDNQKQSING; encoded by the coding sequence ATGCGGATTCTGGCCGTAGACCCCGGTGACAGGCGTATCGGCATCGCGCTGAGCGATGCCAGCGGCACCATCGCCAGCCCCTTACAAGTGCTGGCGCACGAGAGCCGCAGCGGCGATGCGGCCCACATCGCCGCCCTGGCGGCGCAGCACGCCGCCGAGCGCATCATCGTGGGCCAGGCCTTCGGTGAGGACGGCCAGCCCAACTACAGCGGGCGCAAAGCGGCCCGGTTGGCCGGCGCTCTGCGGGCGGCCACCAGCATCCCGGTGCAATTATGGGAAGAGAGCTACAGCACGCAGGAAGCGCTGGCGGCCCGCCGGGCGTTGGGTGCAGGTACGCACGACATTGACGCCAGCGCCGCGGCAGTAATCTTGCAAGACTATCTGGATAACCAAAAACAATCGATCAACGGGTAA
- a CDS encoding alanine--glyoxylate aminotransferase family protein: MDPKRFHDLDTPERILLGPGPSEMPARVLQAMAMPVIGHLDPAFLQIMDDVQELLRFVFQTQNRLTIPVSGTGSAGMEAALSNLIEPGDRVLIGIIGYFGERMFNMAGRYGATVDRIEAPWGQVLDVDAVKKQLSQHKYKLLAVVHGETSSGAQQPHIKELAAAAHEAGTLFVLDTVASLGGVPVQVDEWDVDAAFSGSQKAISASPGLAPLTFGPRAEKALADRKVGVGNWYLSLDEVHKYWGKERTYHHTAPIQLNYAMREALRIVAEEGLEARFARHKQNAEDLWKGVEDLDMEMLVAREHRLPTVTAVKVPPTASHDHVKNHLLADYGIEVGAGLGPLKGQIWRIGLMGHSSRREYVTLVLAAIREILAKAK; this comes from the coding sequence ATGGACCCCAAACGCTTCCACGATCTGGACACCCCCGAACGAATTCTCTTAGGCCCCGGCCCCAGCGAGATGCCGGCCCGCGTATTGCAGGCGATGGCCATGCCGGTCATCGGCCACCTGGACCCGGCCTTTTTGCAGATCATGGATGATGTGCAGGAGCTGCTGCGCTTCGTCTTCCAAACCCAGAACCGCCTCACCATTCCGGTCTCCGGCACCGGCAGCGCCGGCATGGAGGCTGCACTCAGCAACCTGATCGAGCCCGGCGACCGCGTGCTGATCGGCATCATCGGCTATTTCGGTGAGCGAATGTTCAACATGGCCGGCCGCTATGGCGCCACAGTGGATCGCATTGAGGCTCCCTGGGGCCAGGTGCTGGACGTGGACGCGGTCAAGAAGCAGCTCAGCCAGCACAAGTACAAGCTGCTGGCCGTAGTGCACGGCGAAACTTCCAGCGGCGCACAACAGCCGCACATCAAAGAACTGGCTGCCGCAGCCCACGAGGCCGGCACCCTGTTTGTGCTCGACACGGTGGCTTCGTTGGGCGGCGTGCCGGTGCAGGTGGACGAGTGGGACGTGGACGCGGCCTTCAGCGGTTCGCAGAAGGCCATCTCCGCCTCGCCCGGCTTGGCGCCGCTCACTTTTGGCCCGCGCGCTGAGAAGGCCCTGGCCGACCGCAAGGTGGGCGTGGGCAACTGGTATCTCTCGCTGGACGAAGTGCACAAGTATTGGGGCAAGGAGCGCACCTACCATCACACCGCCCCCATCCAATTGAACTACGCCATGCGCGAAGCGCTGCGCATCGTGGCTGAAGAAGGCTTGGAGGCGCGATTCGCTCGCCACAAGCAGAACGCCGAGGACTTGTGGAAGGGTGTGGAAGACCTGGATATGGAGATGCTGGTGGCGCGTGAGCACCGCCTGCCCACCGTGACCGCCGTCAAAGTGCCCCCCACCGCCTCGCACGACCATGTGAAGAACCACCTGCTGGCGGATTACGGCATCGAGGTTGGCGCCGGCCTTGGCCCGCTGAAGGGCCAGATCTGGCGCATTGGCCTGATGGGCCACAGCAGCCGCCGGGAGTACGTCACCCTGGTGCTGGCCGCCATCCGCGAGATTTTGGCGAAGGCCAAGTAG
- a CDS encoding transglycosylase domain-containing protein translates to MSQPPLILQVVQLVKRRRSRRQAARRSPSAVASRAAGWLLAAASLLLALLAAAALPAYRYLTYDLPDAGMLPVLMDPKRGLLLQPTRLQDRTGMQTLAQLVPTAAPREFIALGQAPSVEQALIASSDPRFWQHSGAGWLQGQPEPHTLAERLAADLLLAAEPEGWRKALRARVLASELTARYGQQQVLAWAVNSTHFGHWTFGAQSAAQFYFDVPASQLTLAQAAALPAIANAPELDALATPAAIQPLAHLVLVSMHSQGMIDDAQLAAAQSESLQFAPDAVPLALDAFAQLALEQATQALGAARLARGGLSLITTQDADMQAAFADQGKAALALDALNGRVLALAGDAQAGQVAGNVLLPFVYLDSFAAGNAPASLTWNFDAAAPAGLRGPLSMRTALVNGLAQPAEAALQQTGPLHTAGVLAAAGLDAFRSTLSAPQAAEQILSAAAASPLELAAAYASLSSGQLSGQWLGGRLQPASLLFATDEMGGVVLDWSQPQYEALASAELAFLVSNTLSDVSVRPAQTRQRMLALGRPAALAPEDAGDWQLGYSPQRVVLSLEAADWPALFAAAHANLPIRDWQAPGGLSSVMVCVPSGQLPDEDCPQTRREYFVIGTEPRFADTLYERLAVNSLNGRLATVFTPAEFVHEALFMRVPTAQQAAALAADVPLPPEDFDSVPAYPAGGAASLLQPERFSAVSETVLVRGQADAQAAGWDLQVGQGLYPRRWLQLASGGSMQPRAQWDTRGLSGLWVIQLQVWDEDGAVSRAYTVVTIENKTDQ, encoded by the coding sequence GTGTCACAGCCCCCGTTGATATTGCAGGTTGTACAGCTGGTCAAGCGCCGCCGCTCTCGCCGCCAGGCAGCTAGGCGCAGTCCCAGCGCGGTGGCGTCGCGCGCCGCCGGCTGGCTGCTGGCGGCGGCCAGCCTGCTGCTCGCCTTGCTGGCGGCCGCGGCGTTGCCGGCCTATCGCTATCTCACCTATGACCTGCCTGACGCGGGCATGCTGCCCGTGCTGATGGACCCGAAGCGCGGCTTGTTGCTGCAGCCCACCCGTTTGCAGGACCGTACGGGCATGCAAACGCTGGCGCAGCTTGTGCCAACCGCCGCGCCGCGCGAATTTATTGCGCTGGGCCAGGCGCCTTCTGTAGAGCAAGCGCTCATCGCCAGCAGCGACCCGCGCTTCTGGCAGCACAGCGGGGCGGGCTGGCTGCAAGGCCAGCCTGAGCCACATACGCTGGCCGAGCGCCTGGCAGCCGACTTGCTGCTGGCGGCCGAGCCGGAAGGTTGGCGCAAAGCGCTGCGCGCACGCGTGCTGGCCAGCGAGCTGACCGCCCGCTACGGGCAGCAGCAGGTGCTGGCCTGGGCCGTGAACAGTACGCATTTCGGACACTGGACCTTTGGCGCGCAGAGCGCGGCGCAGTTCTATTTTGACGTGCCGGCCAGCCAGCTTACGCTGGCGCAGGCCGCCGCCCTGCCGGCGATAGCCAACGCGCCTGAGCTGGACGCGCTGGCCACGCCCGCCGCGATCCAACCGCTGGCGCATCTGGTGCTGGTGAGCATGCACAGCCAGGGCATGATCGATGATGCGCAACTTGCTGCCGCGCAGTCGGAGTCGTTGCAATTCGCGCCGGATGCTGTGCCGCTGGCGCTGGACGCGTTTGCGCAACTGGCGCTGGAGCAGGCCACGCAGGCGTTGGGCGCGGCGCGCCTGGCCCGCGGTGGCCTGTCCCTGATCACCACCCAGGATGCGGATATGCAAGCTGCTTTTGCAGACCAGGGCAAAGCCGCCCTGGCTCTGGACGCACTGAATGGCCGCGTGCTGGCGCTGGCGGGCGATGCGCAAGCAGGGCAGGTCGCTGGGAATGTGTTGCTCCCGTTTGTATACCTGGATTCGTTCGCGGCGGGCAATGCCCCCGCCAGCCTGACCTGGAATTTTGACGCTGCAGCGCCCGCCGGGTTGCGCGGCCCGCTGAGCATGCGCACCGCCCTGGTGAACGGGCTGGCGCAGCCGGCGGAGGCCGCCTTGCAGCAAACCGGCCCGCTCCACACGGCCGGCGTGCTGGCCGCCGCCGGCCTGGACGCGTTTCGCAGCACACTCAGCGCGCCGCAGGCCGCCGAGCAGATCCTGAGTGCGGCCGCGGCCAGCCCGCTGGAGCTGGCCGCGGCGTATGCCAGCCTGAGCAGCGGCCAGCTGAGCGGCCAGTGGCTGGGCGGCCGGCTTCAGCCAGCCAGCCTGCTGTTCGCCACCGATGAGATGGGCGGCGTGGTTCTGGATTGGAGCCAGCCGCAATACGAAGCGCTGGCCAGCGCAGAGCTGGCCTTTCTGGTGAGCAATACCCTGAGCGATGTCAGCGTGCGCCCAGCACAAACGCGCCAGCGCATGCTGGCCCTGGGCCGCCCGGCCGCATTGGCGCCCGAAGATGCGGGCGACTGGCAGTTGGGCTATTCGCCGCAGCGTGTGGTGCTGAGCCTTGAAGCGGCCGACTGGCCCGCCCTGTTCGCCGCCGCTCACGCCAACCTGCCCATCCGCGATTGGCAGGCGCCCGGCGGCTTGAGCTCGGTGATGGTGTGTGTGCCCTCCGGCCAATTGCCGGATGAGGACTGCCCGCAGACGCGCCGCGAATACTTCGTCATCGGCACCGAGCCGCGCTTTGCAGACACGCTATATGAACGCCTCGCAGTGAATTCGCTCAACGGCCGCCTGGCGACCGTCTTCACGCCCGCCGAATTCGTGCACGAGGCTTTGTTTATGCGCGTGCCCACCGCGCAGCAGGCAGCCGCCCTGGCGGCCGACGTGCCGCTGCCGCCGGAGGATTTTGACAGCGTGCCCGCATACCCGGCAGGCGGCGCAGCGAGCCTGCTGCAGCCGGAGCGCTTCAGCGCGGTGAGCGAGACGGTGCTGGTGCGCGGCCAGGCAGATGCGCAAGCAGCTGGCTGGGATCTGCAAGTGGGGCAGGGCCTCTACCCGCGCCGCTGGCTGCAACTGGCCAGCGGCGGCAGCATGCAGCCGCGCGCCCAATGGGATACGCGTGGCCTGAGCGGCCTGTGGGTGATCCAGTTACAAGTCTGGGATGAGGATGGCGCGGTCAGCCGAGCCTATACGGTTGTGACCATAGAAAACAAAACGGACCAGTAG
- a CDS encoding ABC transporter ATP-binding protein codes for MFNTRALLDQEALKPKRTSETLGRLAVYFKPFWYALLLAGIFVIISTWASVTTPELTGQIVDCYLTPAAAASFGGEASPLAGEASEAAESNCWLASGVEPSTTTQRIIKGAFALANFNLPSDPASLTNAERVVGLGQLIAILIVLFIIASFLTGLTFFSMSWAGQHVLRDVRAQLFRHMHSLPVGYYAENEVGDLMSRITNDSDTIQQAMSFALVNVISGALLLGWTAYNMLSKNVQFALLSMAIAPLMAIATWWFSEQARKAFRKTRVEMGSVNANLQESISAVRESQAFNRAEENIEHFRATNAANRDANVRAVAFTSALAPVLEALSYLALAIVTVAGGLALLNGSSLGGTAVSIGLVITFLGYVQRFNQPIQQIAVLWGNIQSAVAGAERIFGLLDVEPNIQDKPGAKVMGAIEGKVELDNVSAEYKPGEPVLRNVNFYANPGQTVAIVGPTGAGKTTIINLIPRFYDVTGGSVRIDGTDVRDVTQQSLRQQIGIVLQDTFLFSTTVMENIRFGRPQATDDEVMAAARLAHADSFIERLPEKYNTVLGERGSGLSQGQRQLLAIARAALADPRILILDEATSSVDTRTERLIQSALEKLLAGRTSFVIAHRLSTIRNADVILVLKAGEIIERGKHAELLEKKGFYYDLYMSQFKKQEEMANQ; via the coding sequence ATGTTCAATACCCGCGCATTACTTGACCAGGAAGCCCTGAAACCCAAACGGACCAGTGAGACGCTGGGCCGCCTGGCGGTTTACTTCAAACCCTTCTGGTATGCCCTGTTGCTGGCGGGCATCTTTGTCATCATTTCCACCTGGGCCTCAGTCACCACGCCGGAGCTCACTGGCCAGATCGTCGACTGTTACCTGACCCCGGCCGCGGCCGCCAGCTTCGGCGGCGAGGCCTCGCCGCTGGCAGGCGAGGCCAGCGAGGCAGCCGAGAGTAACTGCTGGCTGGCCAGCGGCGTGGAGCCAAGCACGACCACCCAGCGCATCATCAAAGGCGCGTTTGCGCTGGCTAACTTCAACTTGCCAAGCGACCCGGCTAGCCTGACCAACGCAGAGCGCGTGGTCGGCCTGGGCCAGCTGATCGCGATATTGATCGTGCTGTTCATCATCGCTTCCTTCCTGACCGGCTTGACCTTCTTCTCAATGAGCTGGGCAGGCCAACACGTGCTGCGGGATGTGCGCGCCCAGTTGTTCCGCCATATGCATAGCCTGCCGGTCGGTTACTACGCCGAGAACGAGGTGGGCGACCTGATGAGCCGCATCACCAACGACAGCGACACCATCCAGCAGGCGATGAGCTTCGCCCTGGTGAATGTCATCAGCGGCGCATTGCTGCTGGGCTGGACTGCCTACAACATGCTGAGCAAAAATGTGCAATTCGCTCTGCTGAGCATGGCCATCGCTCCGCTGATGGCGATCGCCACCTGGTGGTTCTCAGAGCAGGCGCGCAAAGCCTTCCGCAAGACGCGGGTGGAGATGGGCTCGGTCAACGCCAATTTGCAAGAGAGCATCTCGGCAGTGCGCGAGTCCCAAGCCTTCAACCGCGCCGAGGAGAACATCGAACACTTCCGCGCTACCAACGCCGCCAACCGTGACGCCAATGTGCGCGCGGTAGCCTTCACCTCGGCGCTGGCCCCGGTGCTGGAGGCGCTGAGCTACCTGGCGCTGGCCATCGTCACCGTGGCCGGCGGCCTGGCGCTGCTCAACGGCTCTTCGCTGGGCGGCACGGCCGTTTCCATCGGTCTGGTGATCACCTTCCTGGGCTATGTGCAGCGCTTCAACCAGCCCATCCAGCAGATCGCCGTGCTGTGGGGCAACATCCAGAGCGCGGTGGCCGGCGCCGAGCGCATCTTTGGCCTACTGGATGTGGAGCCGAACATTCAAGACAAGCCCGGCGCCAAGGTGATGGGCGCGATCGAAGGCAAAGTGGAGCTGGACAATGTGAGCGCGGAGTACAAGCCCGGCGAGCCGGTGCTACGCAACGTGAACTTCTATGCCAACCCGGGCCAGACCGTGGCCATCGTCGGCCCCACCGGCGCTGGCAAGACCACGATCATCAATTTGATCCCGCGCTTCTATGATGTCACCGGCGGCTCGGTCAGGATCGACGGCACCGATGTGCGTGACGTCACGCAGCAATCGCTGCGCCAGCAGATCGGCATTGTGCTGCAAGACACCTTCTTGTTCAGCACCACAGTGATGGAGAACATCCGCTTTGGCCGCCCGCAAGCCACCGATGACGAAGTGATGGCGGCCGCCAGGCTGGCGCATGCCGACAGTTTCATCGAGCGCCTGCCGGAAAAGTACAACACCGTGCTGGGCGAGCGCGGCTCTGGCTTGAGCCAGGGCCAGCGCCAGCTGCTGGCGATCGCGCGTGCGGCCCTGGCCGACCCGCGCATCCTCATCCTGGACGAAGCGACCAGCAGCGTGGACACGCGCACCGAGCGCCTGATCCAGAGCGCGCTGGAGAAGCTGCTGGCTGGGCGCACGAGCTTTGTGATTGCTCACCGCCTCAGCACCATCCGCAACGCGGATGTGATCCTGGTGCTCAAAGCTGGCGAGATCATCGAGCGCGGCAAGCACGCTGAATTGCTGGAGAAGAAGGGCTTTTACTACGACTTGTATATGAGTCAGTTCAAGAAGCAAGAAGAAATGGCAAACCAATAA
- a CDS encoding META domain-containing protein, translating into MKTILIMAMLGAILLSACAATPQSPALGGGAWVLTSLDGNSQVGSAAGGNDITLQFGEDGRAGGSGGCNQYGAGYTVSGNSVSFEQPVSTLMYCEPDQVMQNEAAYLQALTMVGEWQISGNTLTLTGSGHTLVFTR; encoded by the coding sequence ATGAAAACGATTCTTATTATGGCCATGCTGGGCGCGATCTTGCTGTCTGCATGCGCCGCCACACCCCAATCCCCAGCACTGGGTGGCGGCGCTTGGGTCCTGACCAGCCTGGATGGCAACAGCCAGGTGGGCAGCGCCGCCGGCGGCAACGACATTACCTTGCAATTTGGCGAGGATGGCCGCGCCGGTGGCAGCGGCGGTTGTAACCAATACGGCGCCGGCTACACCGTATCCGGCAATTCCGTCAGTTTTGAACAGCCCGTCTCCACCCTGATGTATTGCGAGCCTGACCAGGTCATGCAGAACGAAGCCGCCTACTTGCAGGCGCTCACCATGGTGGGCGAATGGCAGATCTCTGGCAACACGCTGACCCTGACTGGCAGCGGCCACACGTTGGTCTTCACCCGCTAA
- a CDS encoding thermonuclease family protein produces the protein MKKALALTLITILLAACAPAPSTDDTAVQTAVAALLTQQAPAPADATQAPAEEAPVDTGNQGPLLPTAASIPGLPAEASCVPLGTDRSVGTVVEVYTGDSIVVRVDGVDYGVRYIGIDDGDSPQSTEANRALVENQQVVLVADEGDTDEYGRYLRYVIVGETFVNLRLLQQGNAWASPEAPNSACERLFNSVP, from the coding sequence ATGAAAAAAGCCCTTGCATTAACTCTGATAACTATCCTGCTGGCTGCCTGCGCCCCGGCGCCCAGCACCGATGACACGGCGGTGCAAACCGCCGTGGCCGCCCTACTGACCCAGCAAGCCCCTGCCCCGGCCGACGCCACCCAGGCGCCGGCCGAAGAAGCCCCGGTGGACACGGGCAACCAGGGTCCGCTGCTGCCGACGGCAGCAAGCATCCCCGGCCTGCCGGCTGAGGCCAGCTGCGTGCCGCTGGGCACCGACCGCTCGGTAGGCACGGTTGTCGAGGTCTACACCGGCGACAGCATTGTGGTGCGGGTTGATGGCGTCGATTACGGCGTTCGCTACATCGGCATTGATGACGGCGACAGCCCCCAATCTACCGAAGCCAACCGCGCCCTGGTTGAGAACCAGCAGGTTGTGCTGGTTGCCGATGAAGGCGACACTGACGAATATGGCCGCTATTTACGCTATGTGATAGTGGGCGAGACCTTTGTCAATCTGCGCCTGCTGCAGCAAGGCAATGCATGGGCTTCTCCCGAAGCCCCCAATTCCGCTTGCGAGCGCTTGTTCAACTCCGTTCCGTAA
- a CDS encoding DinB family protein has product MAHPLVEQLRFTRKEFQRGLKNLSEADGQKRFGRMNSISWIIAHMAWQEQLYWLTRAQGLMPVPEVRDQANGAPASTPTLAYAWKAWKTITTASNAWLDTLTSKQLTKHFTQEDGTPYRESTGSYLLRVRHHYWYHLGESQAIRQMLGHTGLATYVGDQHGKAPYATEN; this is encoded by the coding sequence ATGGCCCACCCACTGGTTGAACAACTGCGTTTTACCCGCAAAGAGTTCCAGCGCGGGCTCAAGAACCTCTCCGAGGCGGACGGCCAGAAGCGTTTTGGCCGCATGAACAGCATCAGTTGGATCATTGCCCATATGGCCTGGCAGGAACAGCTGTACTGGCTTACCCGAGCACAAGGCTTGATGCCAGTGCCCGAGGTGCGTGACCAGGCCAACGGCGCACCGGCCAGCACACCTACGCTGGCCTACGCCTGGAAGGCCTGGAAGACGATCACCACCGCCAGCAATGCGTGGCTGGATACGCTTACCAGCAAACAGCTCACCAAGCATTTCACACAGGAGGACGGCACGCCCTACCGCGAGAGCACCGGGTCTTACCTGTTACGCGTGCGCCACCATTACTGGTATCACCTGGGTGAGAGTCAGGCCATTCGCCAGATGCTGGGACATACCGGCTTAGCGACTTATGTGGGCGACCAGCACGGCAAGGCCCCCTACGCCACCGAAAACTAA